The following are from one region of the Synechococcales cyanobacterium T60_A2020_003 genome:
- a CDS encoding substrate-binding domain-containing protein translates to MRKLLTWGTGAIATLGMVGAIPLHAYGEDAIYDDVIYIDGAGATSLAPLFEAYMDAYAVYSDVPVSYMGIGSRDGIRNLLSGTVDFIGSDLPLTDGEVAQTAMVQFRFPLR, encoded by the coding sequence ATGCGTAAACTGTTAACGTGGGGGACTGGAGCGATCGCCACCCTCGGCATGGTCGGCGCGATTCCCCTACACGCCTATGGAGAGGATGCGATTTACGATGATGTAATTTACATTGATGGGGCAGGCGCAACCTCTTTGGCTCCTCTATTTGAGGCTTACATGGATGCCTATGCTGTCTATTCCGACGTTCCCGTGAGTTACATGGGCATTGGTAGTCGTGACGGTATCCGAAACTTGCTCTCCGGAACTGTTGACTTTATTGGTAGCGATCTGCCGCTCACCGATGGGGAAGTTGCCCAGACAGCGATGGTGCAATTTCGATTCCCATTGCGGTAA
- a CDS encoding substrate-binding domain-containing protein — protein MSIPIAVSAIALAYNLPDVPELKLSRTTSADIFLGKITTWDDPRIAADNPGVELPELPIRLVVRADASGESMILTGFVA, from the coding sequence ATTTCGATTCCCATTGCGGTAAGTGCGATCGCCCTAGCCTACAACCTTCCGGACGTACCAGAGTTGAAACTGTCGAGAACGACCTCCGCAGATATCTTTCTCGGCAAAATCACAACCTGGGATGATCCACGCATTGCCGCAGATAATCCAGGAGTAGAGTTGCCAGAACTGCCGATCCGACTTGTGGTTCGCGCCGATGCTAGCGGTGAATCTATGATTCTGACTGGCTTTGTTGCATGA